From Bacillus sp. FSL K6-3431, the proteins below share one genomic window:
- the nhaC gene encoding Na+/H+ antiporter NhaC — protein MTKTKKVKQPTMFLALLPILTMVLSLSFGYVFFELPPEPLIILSTIVAGIVAIYLGYSYQEILDSVSGKIAKTMPAIMILIIVGLMIGAWMVGGTIPMMIYYGLKIINPQFLLITAFIVTAIVSVCTGTSWGSAGTIGVAFMGVGAGMDANLAAVAGAVVAGAYFGDKLSPLSDTTNIAALATGVNLYEHIAHLLYTTLPSFIVAAIVYVIAGLNSSGANVEIPEKVGEITDTLHSVFQWNILLVVPILIVLIGSIWKKPTIPVMLLSAIFAMGNALVFQGFSLNDVVTSVVNGFNLSMITVPGFDPNTVIEDIPKLLNRGGMNSMMGTLLICFCAITFAGTISVTKSLDLIINKMLKFARSTGSLIVTTIVTGLTMIGVTSNGQISILMPGEMLRESYIKRGVHPKTLGRTIEDSATIIEPILPWTAAGAYMAGTLGVATVDYLPWAVLCWTGIIFATLWGFTGFGIAKLTPVEQQQMSDELEKTDDHVSKIAN, from the coding sequence ATGACAAAGACAAAAAAAGTAAAGCAACCAACGATGTTTTTAGCATTATTGCCTATTCTTACAATGGTTTTATCTTTATCCTTTGGTTATGTATTTTTTGAATTGCCTCCGGAACCATTAATCATTTTATCAACCATTGTTGCCGGGATAGTCGCGATTTACTTGGGCTATTCTTATCAAGAGATATTAGATTCTGTTTCTGGGAAAATTGCAAAAACGATGCCGGCGATTATGATTTTAATTATCGTAGGACTTATGATTGGTGCTTGGATGGTTGGCGGTACGATTCCGATGATGATCTATTACGGTTTAAAAATCATTAATCCTCAATTTTTATTGATAACTGCTTTCATTGTTACTGCTATTGTTTCAGTATGTACAGGAACTTCCTGGGGATCAGCTGGAACAATTGGAGTTGCTTTTATGGGAGTAGGTGCAGGTATGGATGCTAATTTAGCAGCTGTAGCCGGTGCAGTTGTTGCTGGTGCATATTTTGGCGATAAGTTATCTCCCTTATCAGATACGACGAATATTGCGGCTCTGGCAACAGGTGTAAACTTATATGAACATATTGCTCATCTACTTTATACAACGCTTCCTTCCTTCATTGTGGCGGCAATTGTATATGTGATCGCAGGTTTAAATTCAAGTGGGGCCAATGTTGAAATTCCAGAGAAGGTAGGGGAGATTACGGATACGTTACATTCCGTTTTTCAATGGAATATACTATTGGTTGTTCCAATCCTTATTGTATTGATTGGCTCTATTTGGAAGAAACCGACGATACCGGTGATGCTTTTATCCGCCATCTTTGCGATGGGTAACGCACTAGTTTTCCAAGGATTTTCTTTAAATGATGTTGTTACATCAGTTGTAAACGGTTTTAATTTATCTATGATAACTGTCCCAGGTTTTGATCCAAATACCGTGATTGAGGATATTCCCAAATTATTAAATCGTGGTGGTATGAACTCAATGATGGGTACACTATTAATTTGCTTTTGTGCGATTACGTTTGCGGGAACGATTTCTGTGACTAAATCACTGGATTTAATTATCAATAAAATGTTAAAGTTTGCACGCTCAACAGGCAGTTTAATTGTCACAACGATTGTAACAGGGTTAACGATGATTGGTGTAACAAGTAATGGTCAAATTTCAATCCTTATGCCGGGTGAAATGTTGAGAGAAAGCTATATTAAGAGAGGTGTGCATCCGAAAACCCTTGGTCGAACAATAGAAGATTCCGCTACGATCATTGAGCCGATCTTGCCTTGGACTGCAGCAGGTGCGTATATGGCGGGTACGCTTGGGGTAGCTACGGTAGATTATTTACCTTGGGCTGTATTATGTTGGACAGGTATTATATTCGCTACATTATGGGGCTTTACTGGTTTTGGTATTGCGAAATTAACTCCGGTAGAGCAGCAGCAAATGAGTGATGAATTGGAAAAAACTGATGATCATGTCAGTAAAATTGCAAATTAA
- a CDS encoding MalY/PatB family protein — MKTNFDKIVDRFNTNSAKWDGIAIDHGKDVIALSVADMDLQAPRVLINKMVEMAEHGIYGYTDPFPPYYEAILNWFKRMYNWEIQREWVVFCPRIVQAVSLIIQNFIQEGEKVLVHTPSYMPITNAVTVNKRTLVESPLLLKNGRYEIDFEDTEKKMQEGVKILLLCSPHNPTGRVWTKEELLRLGELCVKYHVLLVSDDIHADFIHGDHTHTFIASLSEQLKEISMICTSPAKTFNLASLEIANIIIPNEKLRTKFKETMIQAGIHNPTFFAVPALEVAYTACDDWLLDVKAYIQDNITFTKVFCSAHLPEIQIIEPEGTFLLWMDCRNWSARETELKRLILEEAKVSVSFGTSFGLAYEGFIRVNVATSRKHLEEGLRRIAHL, encoded by the coding sequence ATGAAAACAAATTTTGATAAAATAGTGGATCGTTTCAATACGAACTCTGCCAAATGGGATGGAATCGCGATTGATCATGGAAAGGATGTAATCGCTCTATCGGTTGCAGATATGGATTTACAAGCACCGCGGGTTCTAATCAATAAGATGGTTGAGATGGCTGAGCACGGTATTTATGGATATACAGATCCGTTTCCTCCTTATTATGAAGCGATCCTAAATTGGTTTAAGCGTATGTATAATTGGGAGATTCAGCGCGAGTGGGTCGTATTTTGTCCGCGTATTGTACAGGCAGTTTCTCTCATAATACAGAATTTTATTCAAGAAGGAGAAAAAGTACTCGTCCATACTCCTTCTTATATGCCGATTACAAATGCAGTAACGGTGAATAAAAGGACCTTGGTGGAAAGTCCGCTATTACTAAAAAATGGACGATATGAAATAGATTTTGAGGATACAGAAAAAAAGATGCAAGAGGGCGTAAAAATACTATTATTATGTTCTCCGCACAACCCAACTGGCCGTGTATGGACAAAGGAAGAACTTCTAAGATTGGGAGAATTATGCGTGAAATATCATGTCCTTTTAGTTTCGGATGACATACATGCCGATTTCATCCATGGGGACCATACTCATACGTTTATAGCTAGTCTATCAGAGCAATTGAAAGAGATAAGTATGATTTGCACATCTCCGGCGAAGACGTTTAACTTAGCAAGCTTAGAGATCGCAAACATAATTATTCCAAATGAAAAACTACGAACAAAGTTTAAAGAAACTATGATTCAAGCAGGTATTCATAATCCAACTTTTTTCGCTGTACCTGCTTTGGAAGTCGCTTACACAGCATGCGATGATTGGTTATTAGATGTAAAAGCTTATATACAAGATAATATTACTTTTACAAAGGTATTTTGCAGTGCACATTTGCCTGAAATCCAGATCATTGAACCAGAAGGTACCTTTTTATTGTGGATGGATTGTAGAAATTGGAGTGCTAGAGAAACTGAATTAAAGCGTTTAATTTTAGAAGAGGCAAAGGTAAGTGTTAGCTTTGGTACTTCTTTTGGTTTAGCGTATGAAGGTTTTATACGAGTGAATGTTGCTACATCTCGGAAGCATTTAGAGGAAGGCTTACGTCGAATTGCGCATTTATAA
- a CDS encoding patatin-like phospholipase family protein, producing the protein MKADAVFEGGGVRGIAFIGAIQAMEEENVEWERLAGTSAGSVIAALLASGYKSHEIRGPLSEIDFSKLRGRTILNRIPIFGSFLELMVHLGIYKNDYLETWLDSLLSVKGIKTFADLPDGKLKVIASDITNGKMLIFPDDLDRYGMTPSDLKVSTAVMMSASLPFFFRPVILKSKDRNKSYILDGGLLSNFPVWIFDSNNPRFPTFGFHFVKDKVNINAVIPTPIHLFKNIFKTMLQAHDLRHMNDETIERTIQIPTNGINSTDFDLNEDQIDFLYNSGYTSAKKFLSKWDFEQYKLKRMQKQSD; encoded by the coding sequence TTGAAGGCAGATGCTGTTTTTGAAGGTGGTGGGGTCAGAGGAATTGCTTTTATTGGAGCGATTCAAGCAATGGAAGAAGAAAATGTAGAATGGGAAAGACTTGCTGGAACATCAGCTGGATCTGTAATAGCTGCACTGTTGGCAAGCGGCTATAAAAGCCATGAAATTAGGGGGCCGCTTAGTGAAATCGACTTCTCAAAGCTTCGAGGTAGGACGATCCTAAATCGAATTCCTATTTTCGGGAGCTTTTTAGAACTGATGGTTCATCTTGGAATTTATAAAAACGATTATTTGGAAACATGGTTGGATTCACTTCTATCAGTAAAAGGCATTAAGACATTTGCGGATCTTCCAGATGGAAAGTTAAAGGTTATTGCTTCTGATATTACGAATGGGAAAATGCTTATTTTTCCAGACGATTTGGATCGCTATGGGATGACTCCTTCTGATTTAAAAGTTTCAACTGCTGTTATGATGAGCGCCTCTTTGCCATTTTTCTTCCGTCCAGTTATTTTGAAATCAAAGGATCGTAACAAATCCTATATTTTAGATGGTGGTTTACTTAGTAACTTCCCAGTATGGATATTTGATTCTAATAACCCTCGTTTTCCTACATTCGGCTTCCATTTTGTGAAAGATAAAGTTAACATAAATGCGGTTATACCAACTCCGATTCACCTTTTCAAAAATATATTTAAAACGATGCTTCAAGCCCATGATTTACGACATATGAACGATGAAACGATTGAACGCACAATCCAAATTCCGACTAATGGCATCAATTCTACTGATTTTGATCTAAATGAAGATCAAATTGACTTTTTATATAATTCAGGCTATACCTCTGCAAAAAAATTTTTGTCAAAGTGGGACTTTGAACAATATAAGCTCAAACGAATGCAAAAACAATCGGACTAA
- a CDS encoding M24 family metallopeptidase: protein MVNKAGYDCGIVYSDEHYCGDVPYLAGNNNIAVEPIAGVITENGFYFIAGLESGIIAPQFSQRSQAQIRSVEIMKIDDKEYPEDLLRPADIIEEACGRKPKRIALLTTRYVFPLGLFNVLRKYIGEENIEDLSEKYYEIKYEKSDNEMRLIEEGSKISDIMMEGMLRVLRPGMYETQLAQWGYAIAHELGVEEMGFMVMVTAGDSNKTMVGRASNNIIKEGDIVHIGVSPKRDGLSAAQRGSVVCVKHPDLVPDKYKLWIEFLEGAFEAGVAEFNKVVKQKLPGCYHEQAMIDYYHSKADELSAITGITLTNFAKQKGYVTTHNSGYTECQEFYGALSLDFNKPLANQMVMMMDTGIKGYGETWDEVIIPDLDYIVIEKTLGKYGDEVRILNDLPINLQHLVGEGFN, encoded by the coding sequence ATGGTAAACAAGGCTGGATATGATTGTGGGATTGTATATTCAGATGAACATTACTGTGGGGATGTTCCATATTTAGCAGGTAATAACAATATAGCAGTGGAGCCAATAGCAGGCGTTATCACGGAAAATGGCTTTTACTTTATTGCAGGTCTGGAGAGTGGCATTATAGCACCACAATTTTCTCAACGTTCCCAAGCCCAGATTAGAAGTGTGGAAATCATGAAGATTGATGATAAAGAATATCCCGAAGATCTCTTGCGTCCTGCGGATATTATTGAGGAAGCATGTGGGAGGAAACCGAAAAGAATCGCATTGCTTACAACTAGATATGTTTTTCCTCTAGGATTATTTAATGTATTAAGGAAATATATAGGTGAAGAAAATATTGAGGATCTATCGGAAAAATATTATGAAATTAAATATGAAAAATCAGATAATGAGATGCGTCTAATTGAGGAAGGCAGTAAGATTAGCGATATTATGATGGAGGGAATGCTTCGAGTTCTACGACCAGGAATGTATGAGACACAATTAGCGCAATGGGGATACGCTATCGCACATGAACTTGGTGTGGAAGAAATGGGATTTATGGTAATGGTAACAGCAGGAGATTCAAACAAAACAATGGTAGGCCGTGCATCAAATAATATCATAAAAGAAGGAGATATTGTCCATATAGGTGTATCACCAAAGCGCGATGGGTTATCCGCTGCCCAAAGAGGATCTGTTGTTTGTGTGAAGCATCCTGATTTAGTCCCTGATAAATATAAATTATGGATTGAATTTCTCGAGGGAGCATTTGAGGCAGGAGTTGCGGAGTTTAATAAAGTTGTAAAGCAGAAACTTCCAGGATGTTACCATGAGCAGGCTATGATTGATTATTATCATAGTAAAGCTGATGAGTTAAGTGCGATAACTGGAATTACATTAACAAATTTTGCGAAACAAAAGGGTTATGTTACGACGCATAACTCTGGATATACAGAATGCCAAGAATTTTATGGTGCTCTTTCTCTTGATTTCAATAAACCACTGGCAAATCAGATGGTCATGATGATGGATACAGGAATAAAAGGTTACGGGGAGACATGGGATGAGGTTATTATTCCTGACCTTGACTATATTGTAATAGAAAAAACCTTAGGAAAATATGGTGATGAGGTTAGGATATTAAACGATTTACCAATTAATTTGCAACATTTGGTGGGAGAAGGGTTTAATTGA
- a CDS encoding helix-turn-helix domain-containing protein has product MPNLFLSNSKFFRWNISLRELSRLTDIRHAALSELANQKRENINFNHIEKIAEALHISDIRDIIELK; this is encoded by the coding sequence ATCCCAAACCTTTTTTTGTCGAATAGCAAATTCTTCAGATGGAATATTTCATTAAGAGAACTATCTAGATTAACAGACATACGACACGCAGCATTGAGTGAACTAGCCAACCAAAAGCGTGAAAATATTAATTTTAATCATATCGAAAAAATAGCAGAAGCCCTTCACATTAGCGATATACGAGACATTATTGAGTTAAAATAG
- a CDS encoding competence protein ComK yields MKTTKHYVINRKTFSFIPTFDSYGHLFTRVIESDTSFLVSRSPLQIIEQSIIYYGHDYNGAKVAAKQALGNIDMPPIKISGHLGIYWFPSMSPSRDECIWFCEDHIDDSIYLSRKKTKIILPLGHEIIIEGSKKHFDLKLHRARDYRKKIETRTTETSYLLHKPHEEIHILKEHNPNSYQFDQTTQKKKK; encoded by the coding sequence TTGAAGACAACGAAGCATTATGTTATCAACCGAAAGACATTCTCTTTTATACCAACGTTCGATTCATATGGGCATCTATTTACACGGGTGATTGAAAGTGATACTTCTTTTCTTGTCAGTAGGAGTCCATTACAAATAATCGAGCAAAGTATTATCTATTATGGGCACGATTATAATGGAGCGAAAGTGGCGGCAAAACAGGCATTAGGGAATATTGATATGCCCCCTATAAAAATAAGCGGGCATTTAGGAATCTACTGGTTTCCGAGCATGTCACCATCAAGGGATGAATGCATTTGGTTTTGCGAGGATCATATTGATGATAGTATATATCTTTCTCGTAAAAAAACAAAAATTATATTACCGCTTGGTCATGAAATTATAATTGAAGGTTCTAAAAAACACTTTGACCTTAAATTGCATCGTGCTCGAGACTATCGGAAAAAGATAGAAACTAGAACGACAGAAACATCATATCTTTTACATAAACCTCATGAAGAAATACACATACTTAAAGAACATAACCCAAACTCCTACCAATTCGATCAAACAACCCAGAAGAAGAAAAAATAA
- a CDS encoding sigma-70 family RNA polymerase sigma factor, with amino-acid sequence MARFEDVVEEFRPMIYHIIKYLHIYKDVEEYFQTGMIALWDAQRRFEPDKGTLFSTYAFSYIKGRIMTDLSNRTKMEERNVYPEESFWETAVDNGEQPLQLAILLSYCTDLTEKQKQWVVYTFYYGMTIQEIAGHEKVSPSAVKKWRIGAIPKLKKNVVLAQC; translated from the coding sequence ATGGCAAGGTTTGAGGATGTTGTGGAAGAGTTTCGACCAATGATTTACCATATTATTAAATACCTTCATATTTATAAAGATGTGGAGGAGTATTTTCAAACAGGTATGATTGCTCTTTGGGATGCTCAGCGGCGATTTGAGCCAGATAAAGGAACGTTATTTAGCACGTATGCCTTCTCTTACATAAAAGGGCGGATCATGACGGATTTATCGAACAGAACGAAGATGGAAGAGAGAAACGTTTATCCTGAGGAATCCTTTTGGGAAACGGCAGTCGATAATGGGGAGCAGCCATTGCAGCTTGCCATCCTACTTTCTTATTGCACTGACCTGACAGAGAAACAGAAGCAATGGGTCGTATATACCTTTTATTATGGGATGACAATCCAAGAAATTGCTGGGCATGAAAAGGTATCACCCTCTGCCGTCAAAAAATGGCGTATTGGTGCCATTCCTAAATTAAAGAAAAATGTAGTTTTGGCTCAATGTTGA
- the istB gene encoding IS21-like element helper ATPase IstB, which yields MNKLLEERLSQLGWHHTASQLDDIVENASTNNVSYFDFLDTVVLQEWETREANLLEKRIKRSKLPYTKTIHDFDFSFQPSISEQRVKETLTCRFIANGENRILLGPPGVGKTHLAISIALEALTQGFTALFLTAEAMVSECRKAEAKGTLTRLVSKWSRPDLIILDEVGYFPFDELTANVFFQVVSKRYEHGAMILTSNKSFIEWGKVFGDDVLATAVLDRLLHHSVTFNIKGDSYRMKEKKKAGIFPATPIN from the coding sequence ATGAATAAACTTCTTGAAGAACGACTATCTCAACTAGGCTGGCACCATACTGCCAGTCAACTGGACGATATTGTAGAGAACGCCTCTACTAATAATGTATCATATTTTGATTTTCTCGACACGGTTGTTTTACAAGAATGGGAAACTCGTGAAGCGAACTTACTGGAAAAACGAATTAAGCGATCCAAACTTCCCTATACGAAAACAATCCATGACTTTGATTTTAGCTTCCAGCCGAGTATAAGCGAACAACGTGTGAAAGAAACATTAACCTGTCGGTTTATAGCCAATGGAGAAAATCGAATTCTCCTAGGCCCTCCTGGTGTTGGGAAAACACATCTCGCGATTTCTATCGCTTTAGAAGCATTGACCCAGGGTTTTACAGCTTTATTCTTAACAGCAGAGGCAATGGTTTCAGAATGCCGGAAGGCAGAGGCAAAAGGTACACTCACACGGCTAGTAAGCAAATGGAGTCGACCGGATTTGATCATCTTGGATGAGGTAGGTTATTTCCCTTTCGATGAACTAACTGCCAATGTGTTTTTTCAAGTAGTTTCAAAGCGATATGAACATGGAGCCATGATTTTAACTTCAAATAAATCCTTTATTGAATGGGGGAAAGTATTCGGCGACGATGTGCTGGCCACAGCCGTTTTAGATCGTTTACTCCATCATTCTGTTACATTTAATATAAAAGGAGATTCTTATCGTATGAAAGAAAAGAAAAAGGCCGGGATTTTCCCGGCTACACCAATTAATTGA
- a CDS encoding GDP-mannose 4,6-dehydratase: MNYKTLDSSKTYLITGAAGFIGYFLSKKLLEQGCLVIGVDNLNDYYDINLKHARLEQLKPYEKFTFIKGDISDKAMIMSIFEEYKPNVVVNLAAQAGVRYSIENPDVYIQSNIIGFYNILEACRHNPVDHLVYASSSSVYGANKKVPFEETDFVDNPVSLYASTKKSNELMAHTYSHLYNIPATGLRFFTVYGPMGRPDMAYFGFTDKYFAGEPIKIFNNGDFENDLYRDFTFVDDIVVGIERLIGKPSTESVPHKVYNIGNNCPEKLMAYIETLEKALGKALGKEVIFEKSFEPIKPGDVPATYASTDLLQEAVGFKPETSIEEGLQRFAEWYVEYYRVK; encoded by the coding sequence TTGAATTACAAAACTCTTGATTCTAGTAAAACATACCTTATCACTGGGGCAGCTGGTTTCATTGGGTATTTCTTATCTAAGAAACTACTAGAACAAGGATGCCTAGTCATAGGTGTTGATAATCTAAATGATTACTATGATATTAATCTAAAACATGCTCGTTTAGAACAACTTAAGCCCTATGAGAAGTTTACCTTCATTAAAGGTGATATCTCAGATAAGGCGATGATTATGAGCATCTTTGAAGAGTATAAGCCTAATGTTGTCGTAAATCTAGCTGCTCAGGCAGGTGTGCGTTATTCAATAGAAAATCCAGATGTATATATTCAAAGCAATATCATTGGTTTTTACAATATCCTTGAAGCCTGCAGACATAATCCAGTGGATCACCTTGTATATGCATCATCTAGTTCTGTATATGGAGCGAATAAAAAAGTTCCTTTTGAGGAAACGGATTTTGTTGATAACCCTGTTTCACTTTATGCCTCTACTAAAAAGTCGAATGAATTGATGGCTCATACATATAGCCATTTATATAATATTCCAGCTACAGGCCTCCGGTTCTTTACCGTTTATGGACCTATGGGACGACCGGATATGGCATACTTTGGATTTACCGATAAATATTTTGCTGGTGAGCCAATTAAAATATTTAATAATGGTGATTTTGAAAACGATCTTTATCGTGATTTTACATTTGTAGATGATATTGTAGTTGGAATTGAAAGACTAATAGGTAAACCTTCTACTGAGTCCGTTCCTCATAAGGTTTACAATATTGGTAACAACTGCCCGGAAAAATTGATGGCTTATATTGAAACGCTTGAAAAAGCTTTAGGTAAGGCCTTAGGCAAAGAAGTGATATTTGAGAAAAGCTTTGAACCGATTAAGCCGGGAGATGTGCCTGCTACTTATGCGTCTACTGACTTACTTCAAGAAGCTGTTGGATTTAAGCCAGAGACTTCGATAGAAGAAGGGTTGCAGAGATTTGCTGAATGGTATGTGGAGTATTATAGAGTGAAATAG
- a CDS encoding UDP-glucose dehydrogenase family protein produces MYKIAVAGTGYVGLVAGVCFAEMGHQVACVDIDENKVNVMKSGVSPIYEAGLEDLMQKNYAVGRIDYTTDYKSAYKDADAIFIGVGTPEQADGSANLSYIATVARQIAETIEKDCLIVVKSTVPVGTNDKVEQFIHDFLVHDVKVEVASNPEFLAQGSAVQGTLHADRIIIGTESKWAEERLMKVYEPFRLPIVSVNRRSAEMIKYASNDFLALKISYMNDIANLCELVGADIQDVARGMSFDERIGNKFLNAGIGFGGSCFPKDTKALENLARQNGYELKTVKAAIDVNNDQKTMLYKKASKRLITFNGLKVAVLGLTFKPGTDDLREAASLVNVPLLLEQGANIFAFDPVGEENFAKVYPEGENGKGSITYAANVEDALEGANVCFIFTEWGEVKAAVPSTYKQLMQTPLVYDGRNVYDVNDMKQAGVEYHSIGRQPAPRATLKESKNLELQNS; encoded by the coding sequence ATGTATAAAATAGCAGTAGCAGGAACAGGATACGTCGGCTTAGTAGCAGGTGTATGTTTTGCAGAAATGGGCCATCAAGTGGCCTGTGTTGATATTGATGAAAATAAAGTGAACGTAATGAAGTCCGGGGTTTCTCCAATTTATGAAGCTGGCTTGGAAGACTTGATGCAGAAGAATTATGCAGTTGGAAGAATTGATTATACAACAGATTATAAATCTGCTTACAAGGATGCGGATGCAATTTTTATAGGTGTAGGTACTCCGGAGCAAGCAGATGGTTCTGCAAATCTTTCGTATATAGCAACTGTTGCAAGGCAAATTGCCGAAACGATAGAAAAAGATTGTCTTATCGTTGTAAAATCAACAGTCCCAGTTGGAACGAATGATAAAGTTGAGCAGTTTATTCATGACTTTTTAGTTCATGATGTGAAAGTGGAAGTAGCATCAAATCCGGAGTTTTTGGCACAAGGTTCTGCTGTTCAAGGTACGCTACATGCGGATAGGATTATTATTGGAACAGAAAGTAAATGGGCGGAAGAGCGTTTGATGAAGGTTTATGAACCGTTTCGTTTACCAATTGTTTCAGTAAATAGAAGATCTGCAGAAATGATTAAGTATGCATCTAATGACTTCCTTGCCCTTAAAATTTCCTATATGAATGATATTGCAAATCTTTGTGAACTGGTCGGTGCGGATATTCAAGATGTTGCAAGAGGGATGAGTTTTGATGAGCGAATCGGCAATAAGTTTTTAAATGCGGGAATTGGTTTCGGTGGTTCATGTTTCCCTAAGGATACAAAAGCGTTGGAAAATCTGGCAAGACAGAATGGTTATGAGCTTAAAACTGTTAAGGCTGCCATTGATGTGAATAATGACCAAAAAACGATGTTGTATAAAAAGGCAAGCAAAAGACTAATTACATTTAACGGACTTAAGGTAGCTGTTTTAGGGTTGACCTTTAAACCAGGAACAGATGATTTGAGAGAAGCCGCATCCCTTGTAAATGTCCCATTATTATTAGAGCAAGGTGCTAATATATTTGCCTTTGACCCTGTTGGAGAGGAAAACTTTGCTAAAGTATATCCAGAAGGCGAGAATGGCAAGGGGAGCATTACTTATGCTGCTAATGTTGAAGATGCATTAGAAGGAGCGAATGTCTGCTTTATCTTTACTGAATGGGGAGAAGTAAAAGCAGCTGTGCCATCAACTTATAAACAGTTGATGCAAACTCCTTTAGTATATGATGGAAGAAATGTCTATGATGTAAATGATATGAAACAAGCAGGGGTAGAATATCACTCGATTGGAAGACAACCAGCGCCTAGGGCAACTTTAAAGGAGTCGAAGAATCTTGAATTACAAAACTCTTGA